Proteins from a single region of Campylobacter sputorum:
- a CDS encoding L-serine ammonia-lyase yields the protein MSNLNIFKIGVGPSSSHTLGPLVAGNLFCKLIEDKLDLIDKIKIDLYGSLSLTGKGHLTDKAILWGLSGLEPKTINSSAQEDINNRALNDGVLKLCDKKQISFDYNKDIVFHKDFLPLHENGLVISVYSKSSLIEEKTYYSIGGGFVMSKVELEIYLKDGKKEEKLPDGFMSINNAKDALEICNKNGWNLAKLSLEYELQFHSLEDIKEYCLEIWDVMQEAFAAGINPKSLDLPGNLKLHRRAKGLYERLYASDDPMVILDYVSLYAIAIAEENASGAKVVTAPTNGACAVVPAVMLYLKNHTKIFSEEKAIEFLLTAMLIGSFYKKNASISGAEAGCQAEIGSASSMAAGAMATISGGSAIVACSAAEIAMEHHLGLTCDPVDGLVQIPCIERNAFGAIKAISAAKMSLTRKSTPRVGLDDVIKTMYETGKDMNSKYRETSLGGLATNVKSVC from the coding sequence TTGAGCAATTTAAATATTTTTAAGATAGGAGTTGGTCCATCGTCTTCTCATACTCTTGGACCACTTGTTGCTGGAAATTTATTTTGCAAACTTATAGAAGATAAGCTAGATTTAATCGATAAAATCAAAATAGATTTATATGGCTCTTTGTCATTAACAGGCAAAGGGCATTTAACTGATAAAGCTATTTTATGGGGACTTAGTGGTTTAGAGCCAAAAACTATAAATTCATCTGCACAAGAAGATATTAATAACAGAGCTTTGAACGATGGAGTTTTGAAACTATGTGATAAAAAACAGATATCCTTTGATTATAATAAAGATATTGTTTTTCACAAAGATTTTTTACCACTTCATGAAAATGGTTTAGTAATTAGTGTTTATAGCAAAAGTAGTTTAATAGAAGAAAAAACTTACTATTCTATTGGCGGCGGTTTTGTTATGAGTAAAGTTGAGCTTGAGATATATCTAAAAGATGGCAAAAAAGAAGAAAAATTGCCAGATGGGTTTATGAGTATAAATAATGCCAAAGATGCTTTAGAAATATGCAATAAAAATGGATGGAATTTGGCAAAACTATCTTTAGAGTATGAGCTTCAATTCCACTCACTAGAAGATATAAAAGAGTATTGTTTGGAAATTTGGGATGTAATGCAAGAGGCATTTGCAGCTGGCATAAATCCAAAAAGTCTAGATTTACCTGGAAATTTAAAGCTTCATAGAAGAGCAAAAGGGCTTTATGAAAGACTTTATGCAAGCGATGATCCAATGGTTATACTGGATTATGTATCTTTATATGCTATAGCTATAGCTGAAGAAAACGCAAGTGGAGCCAAAGTAGTAACTGCTCCTACAAATGGTGCTTGTGCTGTGGTTCCAGCCGTAATGCTATATCTTAAGAATCACACCAAAATTTTTAGTGAAGAAAAAGCTATAGAGTTTTTACTAACTGCTATGCTAATAGGCTCATTTTACAAAAAAAACGCTTCTATAAGTGGTGCTGAGGCTGGTTGTCAAGCTGAGATAGGAAGTGCAAGTTCAATGGCAGCTGGTGCTATGGCAACTATTAGTGGCGGAAGTGCTATCGTAGCTTGTAGTGCTGCTGAAATAGCAATGGAACACCATTTAGGTCTTACTTGTGATCCTGTTGATGGACTTGTGCAAATTCCTTGTATAGAAAGAAATGCTTTTGGTGCTATAAAAGCAATTTCTGCTGCTAAAATGTCACTAACGAGAAAAAGCACACCTAGGGTTGGACTTGATGATGTTATAAAAACTATGTATGAAACCGGTAAAGATATGAACTCAAAATACCGCGAAACATCTCTTGGTGGTCTTGCTACAAATGTTAAAAGTGTTTGCTAG
- a CDS encoding helix-turn-helix transcriptional regulator, which produces MTEELRDQYKIIVKFLAEALGSNYEVILHDINKPGANIAAISNSHISGRSTNSPITGFALELMQSKKYLETDYITNYKAKSKLNQNITGSTLFIKNGENLVGMLCINHDTSKFETLSNEILKLGNLDPKEPKVIIEEAVEQLNESLEEIIENILNISPQDTHKLKPKQRIACIIKLYEKGIFNVKNSIPKVAKYMEISESSIYRYLQNIQKNS; this is translated from the coding sequence ATGACAGAAGAATTAAGAGATCAATACAAAATAATCGTTAAATTCCTTGCAGAAGCGCTAGGAAGCAATTATGAAGTTATACTCCACGATATCAACAAACCAGGAGCAAACATCGCAGCTATATCCAATTCTCATATAAGTGGAAGAAGTACAAACTCACCGATTACCGGCTTTGCACTTGAATTAATGCAGTCAAAAAAATACCTAGAGACTGATTATATAACAAATTATAAAGCAAAAAGCAAATTAAACCAGAATATAACCGGATCAACTCTATTTATAAAAAATGGTGAAAATTTAGTTGGAATGTTGTGTATAAATCATGATACGAGTAAATTTGAAACACTTTCTAATGAAATTTTAAAACTTGGGAATTTAGATCCAAAAGAACCAAAGGTGATAATAGAAGAAGCCGTTGAACAATTAAATGAAAGTTTAGAAGAAATAATAGAAAATATATTAAATATAAGCCCTCAAGACACACATAAACTAAAACCTAAACAGCGTATAGCATGTATAATCAAGCTATACGAAAAAGGTATTTTTAATGTAAAAAATTCCATACCAAAAGTTGCTAAATATATGGAAATATCAGAATCTAGTATTTATAGATATTTACAAAATATACAAAAAAATAGTTAA
- the leuC gene encoding 3-isopropylmalate dehydratase large subunit: MSQTITEKIFSNHVGNEVYAGQIIECTIDMVIGNDITTPISIKAFEESGAKKLANPDGFSIVLDHFIPPKDIASANQAKINRDFAYKHNLKNFFDEKDMGIEHALLPQKGLVVPGDVIIGADSHTCTHGALGAFSTGMGSTDIAFAMISGKNWFKVPSSIKVVFSGKLPKFVYGKDLILEVIRQIGVDGALYKTLEFCGDSIKELNMDDRFSLCNMTIEAGAKSGIIAADDITKEFLKDKNLAREPKFFYSDEDAIYEKTLHIDVSKLEPIVAYPHLPSNGKSISVAKKDNLSVDQVFIGSCTNGRLSDLRIAAQILKGKKVAQKTRLIITPATQQIAREAEKEGLIEIFINAGALVSNPTCGACLGGYMGILAQNERCVATTNRNFIGRMGDKTSEIYLANSAVAAASAITGKITDPRDL, translated from the coding sequence ATGTCTCAAACAATCACAGAAAAAATATTTTCAAATCATGTTGGTAATGAAGTTTATGCTGGACAAATCATAGAATGTACCATAGATATGGTTATAGGAAACGATATAACAACACCGATTTCAATAAAAGCTTTTGAAGAAAGCGGCGCAAAAAAACTTGCAAATCCTGATGGTTTTAGCATAGTATTAGATCACTTTATACCGCCAAAAGATATCGCTTCAGCAAATCAAGCTAAAATAAATAGAGATTTTGCTTACAAACACAATCTAAAAAACTTTTTTGATGAAAAAGATATGGGTATTGAACATGCTCTCTTGCCACAAAAAGGTTTAGTTGTGCCAGGAGATGTGATAATAGGAGCTGATTCGCATACCTGTACGCACGGTGCACTTGGGGCATTTTCAACAGGCATGGGCTCAACTGACATTGCATTTGCTATGATTAGTGGTAAAAATTGGTTTAAAGTTCCATCTAGCATAAAAGTTGTTTTTAGTGGAAAATTGCCAAAATTCGTTTATGGAAAAGATCTTATACTTGAAGTTATAAGACAAATAGGCGTAGATGGGGCACTTTATAAAACATTGGAATTTTGTGGTGATAGTATAAAAGAGTTAAATATGGATGATAGATTTTCACTTTGTAATATGACTATAGAAGCTGGAGCAAAAAGCGGAATTATCGCAGCAGATGATATAACAAAAGAATTTTTAAAAGATAAAAATTTAGCAAGAGAACCAAAATTTTTCTATTCAGACGAAGATGCCATTTATGAAAAAACTTTACACATAGATGTAAGCAAACTTGAGCCAATCGTAGCATATCCACATTTGCCAAGCAATGGCAAAAGCATAAGTGTAGCAAAAAAAGATAACCTAAGCGTAGATCAAGTTTTCATTGGAAGCTGTACAAATGGTAGATTAAGCGATTTAAGGATAGCCGCACAAATCTTAAAAGGAAAAAAAGTTGCACAAAAAACAAGGCTTATCATAACTCCTGCAACACAACAAATCGCAAGAGAAGCAGAAAAAGAAGGGTTAATAGAAATTTTTATAAATGCTGGAGCATTAGTAAGCAATCCAACATGCGGAGCATGTCTTGGCGGATATATGGGTATTTTAGCTCAAAATGAACGCTGTGTTGCTACAACAAACAGAAATTTCATAGGTAGAATGGGCGATAAAACTAGCGAAATTTATCTTGCAAACTCAGCAGTTGCTGCAGCTTCTGCCATAACTGGGAAAATAACAGATCCAAGAGATTTGTAA
- a CDS encoding hemerythrin family protein codes for MLPTWEDSYSINNESIDAQHKKLFELAAVAYNLENKYVSKQQIKDVLNGFFEYMKTHFSDEEEYMLSIGYPKLDEHKKIHNYIIQSMVRLISKIHNTNDMKEQLGVIAKKWLLEHILQEDMKIESWRRKSILKAEKEPEARKPKEKFYYVCSCKSHFVTAEIHEKIKCGAKFICKKCGEVIVYMPNKN; via the coding sequence ATGTTACCTACTTGGGAAGATTCTTATAGTATAAATAACGAAAGTATAGATGCTCAGCATAAAAAACTTTTTGAACTTGCCGCTGTTGCTTATAACCTAGAAAATAAATATGTTTCAAAACAGCAAATAAAAGATGTTTTGAATGGGTTTTTTGAGTATATGAAAACTCATTTTTCAGACGAAGAAGAATATATGCTTTCTATAGGATACCCTAAATTAGATGAGCATAAAAAAATTCATAACTATATAATTCAAAGTATGGTTCGTCTCATTAGCAAAATTCATAATACAAATGATATGAAAGAACAGCTTGGTGTGATTGCTAAAAAATGGCTACTAGAACATATTTTGCAAGAGGATATGAAAATAGAGTCTTGGAGACGAAAATCTATTTTGAAAGCTGAAAAAGAACCAGAAGCTCGAAAGCCAAAAGAGAAATTTTACTATGTTTGTTCTTGTAAAAGCCATTTTGTTACAGCCGAAATTCACGAAAAAATCAAATGTGGAGCTAAATTTATTTGTAAAAAATGTGGCGAGGTCATAGTTTATATGCCAAATAAAAATTAA
- the flgE gene encoding flagellar hook protein FlgE, with the protein MMRSLWSGVSGLGAHQIAMDVEGHNIANVSTTGYKYSRANFEDMMSQTSKIATGPQGDLGGTNSMQVGLGTSVTSVTKIFKQGSVQTTEKLTDVAIQGDGFFIVSGDGGYTQKYTRNGDFLFDKYGNFVNNAGYIVQGWMRDEETGEIDSTRQVQNILVKPDLTMPARATTKLDIAATLNTGDNIGDQKVPIYELDSFRGYTDRNQDGVTAGAAELHDENIEDSFKNTKNSDYRLVEKGVDMGILHNQKGEAYNLREGQGIWVSYATAKTQPITVEDIDPAVGKAFDVTINGTQVKGNVTSINELARLINSRSQETGVKAVVVNGSQIQLANQNDSGTTSSTKNIKITNVVSGLGITEQKVITAYQYKYTTAQIGTYKDPKADPKVPSSMIQAGKEPYDDTLERSFHSTEDLRAAMQEDARKNVDYDGDPASNGKSDPNLGVMVTVNKEGQFEIRNEFSKESVEVSKKANDVLISNTPIGKPTAAANYTAGAFENNSDKEITVSIYDKDGKKTEVKIPAANAGVAGTSPEITIPDGGYATMDGDVTVKNDITYILTGEAASGKGMNLYITGLTDPANNVGENIRFTEIMSPMRGALNRSEYPKTTQASYISAHSTTTPIYDSLGGTKDIKFDFIKEGYADNGGTRWKMIIQVPEPAKINFSGNTTLPSNLVVGEVTFNPDGTLATYYPTSIQYSSNNGSIGGQPILLDLGTAGDTDGLVAHDAKSNTKFFTQDGYKGGDLDGIKIDESGTIIGSFTNGRSLGLAKIAMAKFINNEGLTSEGGTLFSVSPNSGEAIIGEAITAGRGKMQSSALEMSNVDLSRALTNLIVIQRGFQASSKTITTSDQMLNTLLQLKQ; encoded by the coding sequence ATGATGAGATCACTTTGGTCTGGAGTATCTGGACTTGGAGCACACCAAATAGCAATGGATGTTGAAGGACACAACATAGCAAATGTTAGTACAACAGGATATAAATACTCAAGGGCAAATTTTGAAGATATGATGAGTCAAACTTCCAAGATTGCAACAGGTCCTCAAGGCGATCTTGGTGGTACAAATAGTATGCAAGTTGGACTTGGAACAAGTGTTACGAGTGTTACAAAAATTTTTAAACAAGGTTCAGTTCAAACCACGGAGAAACTAACAGATGTTGCCATACAAGGAGATGGATTTTTTATAGTTAGTGGAGATGGTGGTTATACTCAAAAATATACTAGAAATGGCGATTTTCTTTTCGATAAATATGGAAATTTTGTTAATAATGCTGGTTATATTGTGCAAGGCTGGATGAGAGACGAAGAAACAGGCGAAATAGACTCAACAAGACAAGTTCAAAATATACTTGTAAAACCTGATCTTACAATGCCAGCAAGAGCTACAACTAAGCTTGATATAGCTGCTACTCTAAATACCGGAGATAATATAGGCGATCAAAAAGTTCCCATCTATGAGTTAGATTCATTTCGTGGATATACAGATAGAAATCAAGATGGAGTTACAGCTGGTGCAGCAGAACTTCATGATGAAAATATAGAAGATTCATTTAAGAATACTAAAAATAGTGATTATAGGCTTGTAGAAAAAGGTGTAGATATGGGCATACTTCACAATCAAAAAGGAGAGGCTTATAATCTAAGAGAAGGACAAGGTATATGGGTTAGTTATGCTACAGCTAAAACGCAACCAATTACTGTAGAAGATATTGATCCAGCCGTCGGTAAAGCCTTTGATGTAACTATAAATGGAACGCAGGTTAAAGGAAATGTAACTAGCATAAATGAATTGGCAAGACTTATAAATAGCCGTTCACAAGAAACTGGAGTAAAAGCTGTAGTGGTAAATGGCTCTCAAATTCAGCTAGCAAACCAAAATGATTCTGGAACAACTTCATCAACAAAAAACATTAAGATTACTAATGTTGTTAGTGGTCTTGGAATAACAGAACAAAAGGTAATAACAGCTTATCAATATAAATACACAACCGCACAAATTGGCACATATAAAGATCCAAAAGCAGATCCAAAAGTGCCATCAAGTATGATACAAGCTGGAAAAGAACCTTATGATGATACCTTAGAGCGATCTTTTCATTCTACAGAGGATTTAAGAGCAGCTATGCAAGAAGATGCCAGAAAAAATGTTGATTATGATGGAGATCCAGCGAGCAATGGTAAGTCAGATCCAAATTTAGGAGTAATGGTAACAGTAAATAAAGAAGGACAATTTGAGATAAGAAATGAATTTTCAAAAGAGTCTGTTGAGGTAAGTAAAAAAGCTAATGATGTTTTAATAAGCAATACCCCTATAGGTAAACCCACAGCTGCGGCTAATTATACAGCAGGTGCGTTTGAAAATAACTCTGATAAAGAAATAACTGTTAGTATTTATGATAAAGATGGTAAAAAGACAGAAGTTAAAATACCAGCAGCAAATGCTGGTGTAGCTGGAACTAGCCCAGAGATCACTATACCAGATGGCGGATATGCAACAATGGATGGTGATGTTACAGTAAAAAATGATATAACTTATATATTAACAGGAGAAGCTGCATCTGGTAAAGGTATGAATTTATATATCACAGGTTTAACAGATCCTGCAAACAATGTAGGAGAAAATATAAGATTTACAGAAATCATGTCTCCTATGAGAGGAGCTTTAAATCGTAGTGAATATCCAAAAACTACTCAAGCTAGTTATATATCAGCCCATAGCACCACAACACCTATTTATGATTCTCTTGGTGGAACAAAAGATATAAAATTTGACTTTATTAAAGAGGGTTATGCAGATAATGGCGGAACTAGATGGAAAATGATTATTCAAGTGCCAGAACCAGCAAAGATAAATTTTTCTGGCAATACAACACTTCCATCAAATTTGGTTGTAGGTGAAGTTACATTTAATCCAGATGGAACACTTGCAACATACTATCCTACTAGTATTCAATATAGTTCAAATAACGGTTCTATTGGCGGACAACCGATTTTATTAGATCTTGGAACAGCTGGTGATACAGATGGTCTTGTGGCTCATGATGCGAAATCAAATACTAAATTTTTTACTCAAGATGGCTATAAGGGCGGAGATTTAGATGGTATAAAGATAGATGAATCTGGAACTATCATAGGTAGCTTTACAAATGGTCGAAGTCTTGGTCTTGCTAAGATTGCTATGGCTAAATTTATAAACAATGAGGGATTAACAAGCGAAGGTGGAACGCTATTTTCTGTTTCTCCAAACTCAGGAGAGGCTATCATAGGCGAGGCCATAACTGCAGGTAGAGGAAAAATGCAATCAAGTGCGTTAGAGATGAGTAATGTTGATTTAAGTAGAGCTTTGACAAATCTTATTGTTATACAAAGAGGTTTCCAAGCAAGTTCTAAAACTATTACAACAAGCGATCAAATGCTAAATACCTTACTTCAATTAAAACAATAA
- a CDS encoding aromatic amino acid transport family protein — protein sequence MQSNLTWNTFDKRWMFSLFGTAVGAGILYLPIKAGTGGFWPVVVMCFIIFPMVYLSHRALSRFVCQAQGSDHDITYAAEEYFGRKISVFISVLYFFAIFPICLAYCVGITNTFESFIFNQLLPLLDSNSAMHTFISSMYVTSTNEFGRVIGNLTPFYRAIFAFVLVSTFMLIMLFSEEFITRVCELLVYPLCAILLVFSLYLIPQWSFESFSAVPNASKFFMVVWLTLPVLVFSFNHSPAISTFSLSVKREYPDNPVEKANQILLRTSIMLLVFVMFFVMSCSLSLTPAEFADARAQNIPVLSYFANKLDNPLISYGGPAVAFLAIASSFFGHYFGAREGCYGIIRKCAKLSGNENPNMKKIAVISTAVMYIIMLFTAYENPSVLGFIENLGGPIIAAILFIMPMIAIYTVSKLKKFQNKALDAFVFITGLLTIITVIFTF from the coding sequence ATGCAAAGTAATCTTACTTGGAACACGTTCGATAAGCGTTGGATGTTCTCTTTGTTTGGAACTGCTGTTGGTGCAGGTATTTTATACTTGCCAATTAAAGCTGGAACAGGTGGTTTTTGGCCCGTTGTAGTGATGTGTTTTATCATTTTCCCAATGGTATATTTAAGTCATAGAGCACTTAGTCGTTTTGTTTGTCAAGCACAAGGAAGTGATCATGATATTACTTACGCAGCCGAGGAGTATTTTGGTAGAAAGATAAGTGTATTTATATCTGTGCTTTACTTTTTTGCTATTTTCCCGATTTGTTTAGCGTATTGTGTAGGTATTACAAATACATTTGAGAGTTTTATTTTTAATCAACTTTTACCACTTTTAGATTCAAACTCAGCTATGCATACTTTTATAAGCTCAATGTATGTAACAAGCACAAATGAATTTGGAAGAGTTATAGGAAATCTTACTCCATTTTATAGAGCTATTTTTGCTTTTGTTTTGGTTAGCACATTTATGCTAATTATGCTTTTTAGTGAAGAATTTATAACTAGAGTTTGTGAGCTTTTGGTTTATCCTTTGTGTGCTATTTTGCTAGTTTTTTCTTTGTATTTAATACCTCAGTGGAGTTTTGAGAGTTTTAGTGCAGTACCTAATGCTAGTAAATTTTTTATGGTTGTTTGGTTAACACTTCCTGTTTTAGTATTTTCATTTAATCACTCTCCTGCGATTTCAACTTTTTCACTAAGTGTAAAAAGAGAGTATCCAGATAATCCAGTTGAAAAAGCAAATCAAATTTTACTAAGAACTTCTATAATGCTTTTAGTTTTTGTTATGTTTTTTGTAATGAGCTGTTCTTTATCTTTAACGCCAGCTGAATTTGCTGATGCAAGAGCACAAAATATCCCAGTGTTATCATATTTTGCAAATAAACTTGATAATCCTTTGATATCTTATGGTGGGCCAGCAGTTGCATTTTTAGCTATTGCGAGTTCGTTTTTTGGGCACTATTTTGGTGCAAGAGAAGGTTGCTATGGAATAATAAGAAAATGTGCAAAATTAAGCGGAAATGAAAATCCAAATATGAAAAAAATAGCTGTTATTTCAACTGCTGTAATGTATATAATAATGCTTTTTACAGCCTATGAAAATCCAAGCGTTTTAGGTTTCATAGAAAATTTAGGAGGACCAATTATCGCAGCTATTTTATTTATAATGCCGATGATTGCTATCTATACAGTTTCAAAACTTAAAAAATTCCAAAACAAAGCTTTAGATGCTTTTGTTTTTATAACTGGACTTTTAACTATAATAACAGTTATTTTTACATTTTAA
- a CDS encoding molybdenum cofactor guanylyltransferase: MLKHCVILAGGKSSRMGSDKTKLPFGEFETLVDFEVNKFSKIFENIYVSSKNFKFADKFETIEDKFETFSPMGALWQILSNFKDEYVFIIPADMPFISIQTINLLYENLQNSDIINPRDDEFTHSLCGFFHSKVANIAKELYENNIHKIGFLRQKCNSKTIFFENSDEFFNINTPQDYQKAKEFLLQV, from the coding sequence ATGCTTAAACATTGCGTTATATTAGCAGGTGGAAAAAGCTCAAGAATGGGAAGTGATAAAACAAAGCTTCCTTTTGGAGAATTTGAAACTTTAGTTGATTTTGAAGTAAATAAATTTAGTAAAATTTTTGAAAATATTTACGTGAGTTCAAAAAATTTTAAATTTGCAGATAAATTTGAAACTATAGAAGATAAATTTGAAACATTTTCACCAATGGGTGCGTTATGGCAGATACTTTCAAATTTCAAAGATGAATATGTTTTTATAATTCCAGCAGATATGCCATTTATCAGCATACAAACTATAAATTTGCTTTATGAAAATTTGCAAAATTCAGACATAATAAACCCAAGAGATGATGAATTTACACACTCTTTATGTGGATTTTTTCATTCAAAAGTTGCTAATATTGCAAAAGAATTATATGAAAACAATATACATAAAATAGGCTTTTTAAGACAAAAATGTAATTCTAAAACTATATTTTTTGAAAATAGTGATGAATTTTTCAATATAAACACACCGCAAGATTACCAAAAAGCTAAAGAATTTCTGTTACAAGTTTAA